In Actinoplanes lobatus, the DNA window TCAAACTCAACCGCCGCTCCCGGTCCCCACGCCCGAACTCCCGGACCAACTCCCCCGCGAGCCGCTCACCTTCCCCCTCGGGGACCAGCGCCACCGCCGTACGCCACGCCGCCCGCGCCACCTCATCGTCCCCGTCATGCAGCAACGCCCCGGAAACCACCGGATACACACTCCGGTCCCCGATCTTCGACAACGTGTGCAGAGCCTGACTCCGCGCCTGAGCAACCGAAGACCCCAACTCCACCACCAACCGCGGCACCGTCACCTCAGCCGGCAACCGCGTCAACGCCCACGTGAGCATGTCCCGCACGAAGAAATCCGGCTCCACCGCACACCGCCCCACCAGCGCCTCCAACAGCCCCGGCTCCGCACTCGTCCCCGCAGCCATCACCGCCCGCAACCGCACCGACGACGCCGCCGCACCCAACCCATCAACAATGCCCATACACCCAGTCAAGACGTTGCCACAGTGTCAAGGTCAAGGCGTACGGTTACCCTCCCGCTGCCTCCCCGACCCGAAGGGCGCACCAGATGCCCGACGAAGACGACCCCCTCGCCGACGCGGAACGCATCTTCCAGGCCTACGTCACCTCCGGCGGCGCGGACGCCCACGAACTCCCCCGAGCCGCCCACCACTACCGGCACGCACTGACAACACTGCCCAACGACCACCCCCTGCGCCCGCCGGTGACCGCGAACCTGATGGCCTGCCTCCGCGCCCTCTTCCTGACCAGCGCCGACCCCACCCACCTCGACGACGCGATCACACTCGGCCGGCAACAACTCGACCAGGCCGGACCGACGGCACCACTCCCACTCGCCTTCCACACCAGCCTGGCCGGCGTCCACAACGCCCGATTCCAGCACACCCAGGACCTGGCCGACCTGGACGCCACCCTGAACCACCTGCACGCCGCCGCCGACCTGGCCCGCCACACCGAACCCGGCATGCTCCCCGCACTCCGATCCAACCTGGCCTTCACGCTACGACTGCGCTACGACATCACCCGCAACCACGACAACCTCGACGAAGCGATCACCCTCGCCCGCAGCGCCCACCAGGACGCACCCGCCGCCGTCCGCCCCAAAATCGCCTACATGCTCAGCTCGATCCACATGCTCCGCCACCGCGACCTCGGCACTCGCACCGACCTCGACGAGGCACTGCACCTCGCCATCGACGTCGTCGACCACACCCGGCAGGACCACCCCGAATACAGCGGCTACCTGGCACACCTCGCCGCCCTCGAAGTCGAACACCACCAGCGCACCCACGACCCACAGTCCCGCGAACGCGCGGCCGCCCACTACGAACGACTCCTCGACCTACTCGACACCGCCCCCGCCATCCGCCCGATCGTCATCGCGAACTGGGCACAGATCCTCGAAACCGCCGAACGGCAACCCGGCGCGCTCGCCCTGGTCACCCGCATGCTCCCGGAACTCGAAGCAGCCGTCGAGGAAGCCCGCGGCAGCGCTCACCGCCCCGCAACCCTCACCGCACTCGCCCGCGCCCACCTCGCCGTCCACGCCCTTCGCGGAACCCCGGAGAACCTGCACACCGCGATCACCTCGGCCGAGGAGGCCGTCGCCACGACCCCACCCGAACACCCCGACCACGCCGAACACTCGATCTCCGCCGCCGCCGCAAGACTCGCCCGCTGGTCCACCCGCGGCGACCACACCGACCTCGACCGGGCCGGCACACTCCTCACGGCCGCCGCGAACCACCCGACCGCCGCACCCGCCGTCCGAATCCAGGCGGCACACGCACTGATCGCCGCCCGCACGACAGCCGACGACACCGCAGGCGCCGATCACGCCGCCCGGCAGGCCGTGGACCTGCTGCCGGCCGTCGCCTGGCCCGGCGTCCCACGGGCCGACCAGGAATTCCGGCTCGCCCAGGTCGCCGACGTCAGCAATGACGCCACCGCGGCCGTCCTCTCCGCCGGCCACCACTGCGGCGAGGCGGTCGAGATCAACGAGGCGGGCCGTGCCGTGCTCTGGGCCCACCTGCTGAATCAGCGCACCGACCTGGCAGCGGTCCACGCGGTCGCCCCACATCTCGCCACCGCGATGGCCCGGGTTCGCCGCGACCTCGCCTGACTCGATGACGGCCGTGATGGAATGCGGCCGTGCAACTGCGCCCCGAACTGCTGCCGCCCCGCATCCCGGCCGCACGCCTCGCCGAACTCGCCGACGCCATCACCGCCATCGAGGACCGCCTCGAGCGCGGCGAGGATGCGACCACCCTGATCGAGGCGTTCAACGCCGACACCGACACCGACACCGGCTACGGCGAATACGACTTCCGCGGCTACCACTCCGCCCAGACGCTGGAGGAGTTCGCGCGCGAGGCGGCCCGGCCCTCGTTCCCGAAGGTCCCGGACATCACCCGTGACGAGCTGGTGGAGATCGCCGAGCGGATTGTCGCCGTCGACCCGGACACCGACTTCTACGTGCACCTGTTCGAGACGAACACGGTCCGCCCGGCCGCCGTCTCCGTCTTCTACCACCCGCCGGAGCACCTCCAGCACGCGAGTGTCGCCGAGCTGGTGGACTTCATCCTCTCGTACCGGCCAATTGCTCTTTAGGTGTTGTTGGCGAAGCCGTCCTTTGTGTTTTGGATTGGGTGCGGCTTGCCGCACTGCCGCTAAGCCATCCTAGGATTCTAGGCAGAAAGGATGTTCGCGAGGCGGGCCCGGCACTCGACCACGAACGCCGGGAACGTGTCCCAGTAGTAGGC includes these proteins:
- a CDS encoding HEAT repeat domain-containing protein encodes the protein MGIVDGLGAAASSVRLRAVMAAGTSAEPGLLEALVGRCAVEPDFFVRDMLTWALTRLPAEVTVPRLVVELGSSVAQARSQALHTLSKIGDRSVYPVVSGALLHDGDDEVARAAWRTAVALVPEGEGERLAGELVREFGRGDRERRLSLSRALVGLGSVVEPVLEAAMGSVDEAVREHAAATGVLLRDPEVGFDAAVHEATRIMALG
- a CDS encoding ATP-binding protein, with protein sequence MPDEDDPLADAERIFQAYVTSGGADAHELPRAAHHYRHALTTLPNDHPLRPPVTANLMACLRALFLTSADPTHLDDAITLGRQQLDQAGPTAPLPLAFHTSLAGVHNARFQHTQDLADLDATLNHLHAAADLARHTEPGMLPALRSNLAFTLRLRYDITRNHDNLDEAITLARSAHQDAPAAVRPKIAYMLSSIHMLRHRDLGTRTDLDEALHLAIDVVDHTRQDHPEYSGYLAHLAALEVEHHQRTHDPQSRERAAAHYERLLDLLDTAPAIRPIVIANWAQILETAERQPGALALVTRMLPELEAAVEEARGSAHRPATLTALARAHLAVHALRGTPENLHTAITSAEEAVATTPPEHPDHAEHSISAAAARLARWSTRGDHTDLDRAGTLLTAAANHPTAAPAVRIQAAHALIAARTTADDTAGADHAARQAVDLLPAVAWPGVPRADQEFRLAQVADVSNDATAAVLSAGHHCGEAVEINEAGRAVLWAHLLNQRTDLAAVHAVAPHLATAMARVRRDLA